AGGATCTGCACACCAGCAAATGTTCATAAACATTAACCGGTACAACTCTTGTGCTTttgtcactttgttttttttgttgttgattatGATAATGATGTGCCAGTTGTCCAAGTGCTTATTTTGTGTCTGAGTACAAAGGACATATGAGGTTTGCGATGACAGAGTgtcaatacaaaaacaacaacagagactgTGCCAAATATGCAACAGAAGCAGATGGGGCAATAATTAGATAACATCTGAGACTGAGGGGGATTGCAGTGTATATCTCCAGTGCTGCATATTGTACAGGCTTATAAACACAGATGGGTGCAATCTACAGATGCTAAGTTCAAAGTCAGTGTGTATCTTTGTGTTCTGCTTTCGCATGAAGCAGTGAAAAATACTTAGTGACTTGCCTCATTGTCTTTGATGTATTCTTGTGCTGCTTCAAACTCACCAATAAATACTAAGGTATCTGTATGCTTCTGTCTGACTGGTGCATGGTGGTATCCAAGCTCACACTTAACGTTAACGTTTGAAGTGGTATTAGCAGCCAATCTAATATGGTACATGTCTACATCATGTCCAAAGAGTCCTGATAATAGAAAGATTGTGTAAAGTTCAACACAAAAATATTCCAACTATATGAATAAATGTATGTGCAAAAATTCAGTCACAGGCAGGAAAATAACTGCTGATTTCAACAAAGAGGAGataataaacaaaaagaaagatgctTTTATCAGACAGTATTAAAGCATGTGTGTAAATTAAGAAATGTCTACaattactgtacacacactgtagtGTCTCATTATAACCACAAGGGGGCAAACGAGAAAAACGTCATTATTTAAGTAAAACTTTAGTAGTAGTAGAAAAACACGGTCGTCAGTGATTCACAAAAGGCTGATTGCTGCCAGTGTGAAGCAGAAGCAGTGAAGCAGTGAAAACTAATGACAAAGGATcaaacattttatatatttgtagAGTAGAGCTTTAGCGGATGACACCATAATGACTGATGGGAGATTTTTATTTGAGTATTTCATGGCAGAACtaaagaagccacttgggggagtggcgaaacgtcttcaaaaaacaatcctcgagtccagttgcctcgatttaaactcttggaaattactatgacctggatgaatgagagcaccCACAGATACATGGAAGAAGGTGGAACCTGTCCCTGCAGGCCAACGACTATCGCACTTTAAACCACTTCCGCATTGACCTCAGGCCAGGAGTCTGACGTTTCAATTATGAGAGCCAATAAGATTCCATGTTCCTTTTTACGCTATTACGTCGCTCTACGTACGGATTGATCCGACAAGCTAGCGCGCCAAATTGACAGTGCCAGCAAAGATAGCAGTGTATTTAGTCTCAAAACTGAGTTCTACGAAAAGTGTTGTAGACGCTTTATAGAGCGCACTTTACCTGACAAGTCACGGATTAACGTCCTCGGTGAACACGCAGAGCTATCAGGCAGGATGGGTTTACTTGAGCGGTGCGAGGAGCTCTTCAAGACCTCAAACCTGTACGAAGTGCTGGGAACCAACAAAGAGGCGACCGAGGCAGACATCCGGAGGAGCTACTATAAAGTGTCGCTGAAAGTCCACCCAGACCGCGCTCCCGAAGATCCGCAGGCGACGGAGAAATTTCAGGTCGGGCCGCCTTGGTTGTTAGCTGTCACGCACAGTAAAAACAAGCTAGGCTTATGGGCTAGCTAACACGGCTAGCTTCAGTACACTGTGTTTACACAGTAGTTGCATTGAGTCTTTTTTTAGCTGCGCAACCACACAGCTACTTTTAACATAAGCCAATTTGTCCTACATTTTTAAATTGGTAGTGATGCTTTATTGTCACTAAAGCATAGGCCAAAGCCCGTGCTAAATGTGAGGATATGTAGTAACTGTACATAGgtacaccattatttatttacttttttcccATTAATAGCAGCAGTAATATTAAAGCACTCGTATATATTTACAATAATagcatatttttgtattttccttCCAGGTGTTGGGAAAGCTCTATGCAGTGCTGAGCGATAAGGAGCAGAGGGCTGTTTATGATGAGCAGGGAGTGGTGGATGAAGATTCTGACATCCTGACTCAAGACCGCTGCTGGGAGGACTACTGGAGGCTGCTGTTCCCCAAGGTACTGAAACACAGCCGGTGTTATTAACATGACAAGATTGTGACTCAACTAGTTACAGtctgaatttcccctcaggtATCAATAAAGTGTCTATCCATATATTCCCAGAACAGTTGGGCCATTGTATCTGACATATCACAACAATTAAACCTTTGATAAATTCTGTTACCCCTCCATTCATCTGCTAGATCACAGTCCAGGACATCCTTGAATTTGAAAAGAATTATAAGGGCTCTGACGAGGAACGGAAGGATCTGATCCAGCTTTATATGCAGCACGAAGGAGATATGGACGTCATCACCGCCTCAGCTTTGTGCTGCACCCAGGAAGATGAGCCACGGCTGTGCAGCATCATCCAGGCTGCCATCCAAAGTGGAGAAGTCAAAGCCTTCCCAGCATTTACTAAGGAGagtgaaaagaagaagagagcacGTAGGAAGAGGGTGAGAGTGTGGGGGAAAATCCTCACAGTACACTTGTATTTTGGTTAGTTTTCTCTGTACACGCCCACGCAGCTGTCGGTTCTCATCTGAGTAATCTGATTACACCTGTCCTTTCAGGCTGACAGAGAGCGACAAGAAGCAGAGCAAATGCAAAAAGAGATGGGGCTCGGCAATGAAGACGATAGTCTTGTGATGATGCTTAAGGTAACAAATACATACACGTAGAGCTGTATCCCTTTTAAGAGACGGAGAAAGAAAGATGCACTTCTCAGCTGCATTTGAAGGAGCCATCAGTTTGGATCAGcttgttgtgctgctgtcacacaattGGTCTTCAAATGCAGCCCCCTAGTTGAGACCTATTATGAGATTTTTTTGTCTAATGTTTCCATTTTCTTGTTACAGCAAA
This Parambassis ranga chromosome 15, fParRan2.1, whole genome shotgun sequence DNA region includes the following protein-coding sequences:
- the dnajc9 gene encoding dnaJ homolog subfamily C member 9, which gives rise to MGLLERCEELFKTSNLYEVLGTNKEATEADIRRSYYKVSLKVHPDRAPEDPQATEKFQVLGKLYAVLSDKEQRAVYDEQGVVDEDSDILTQDRCWEDYWRLLFPKITVQDILEFEKNYKGSDEERKDLIQLYMQHEGDMDVITASALCCTQEDEPRLCSIIQAAIQSGEVKAFPAFTKESEKKKRARRKRADRERQEAEQMQKEMGLGNEDDSLVMMLKQKQKSREQNFNSFLSDLEAKYSKKSEKPQKAKRGKKQ